ACCTTCGCGTACCCGTATGCCGGGAGGTGGTCCGCCCGGAGCGTGTCGATCGAGATCAGGACGACGGTCGGAGGTCCGGCGCGGCGGCACGCCGCCGGAATCCCCGCGCACGCGAGGAGGATCGCCGCGGCGGCGCGCGAATGCACGAGTTTTCTCACGATGCGACGTCCCGGGACAGGATAACGGATCAGGAGACGGTGAAAGCCGCCTCGGTTTCGGTGGCGGGGACGCCGTCGGCCCGCACGCCGAGCCGCAGCGACCAGCGGCCCGCGCGCAGCCCCGACGTGTCGAGCTCGAGAACGAGCTTCCACATGCCGTCGGCGGCGAGCGGAGTCCGCCCGAGCAGGCGGACCTTCGCCGGGACGCGCGCCCCGCCGTCGCCCGGAACGAGCTCGGCATCCATCGTGAACGGCATCATTCCCGAGCCGGACTCGTTCTGGATGACGACGAGGCAGAGCCGCGCCGTCGAATTGGGCGCCAGGTCCGGGCTCACGCGCGGCGCGAACGCCCGGTCGCCGATCGTGAAGATGCCGTCCGACGGAGCGTTCGCGGCGGCATCCCGGATGTTGACGCCGTCTCCCGCTCCGTCGACGAACACGGGGGGAAGGACCTCGAAGCCGCCCGTCGCCAGTTCGGTCACCGGGAGATCGGATTGGGAGAACCCGTAATCCCCCGACGTTTCGTTGCGGAAGAGGACGCGGAGCCGGTAGTTCCCGGGAACGAGATGACACGTCGTGAGGTACGTGAATCCGCCGGCGCCGAGCGCGTTCCGGAGCTTCCCGAGCTCGATCGTGACCGAGCGCGAGAAGTAGTCCGCCAGAGCGCCCCGCTCGTCGCTGACGTAGCCGTAGATGCCGACCCGCATATCCCCGTCGGCGGGAAGCTTCGCGAAAAACGCCGGGGGAACGCTGACGATCACGGGGACCGGGTTCAAGCTCTTGCCGGCCATCGGCAGCGCCGCCACGTGCAGCGGGATCTTGCCCGGCGTGCGGCCGTCGTTGATCACGTCGGCCGCCGAGAAGACCCGTTCGAGCGGCGACAGGGCGCCGAAGGAGCGGGAGTCGTAGTATCCCGCCCGGGCCGAAACGCGCGCGTGGGGCGCGTCGACCTTGACCTTGAGCTCGTGGAATTGTCCCGGCTTCCCGGGATGCGACGGCCGGTACGAGAGGACGTAGACGAAGCTCGTCTTCTCGACGATTCTCTGGAGCTGGCTCTCGAGATCGTTCGAGTTCTCGATGACCTCTCCGCCGGTCGCGGAGGCGATCGCGAAGAGCGACTCGCGTCCGTACGAGACGCGGGTGCCGAGGCTCGCGTCCGAGGAGTCGCGGAGGCCGGCGATGTCGACCGGGTAGATCGCGCAGTCGGAACGCCGGTAGATCTCCATGGTGTCGGCCAGGCG
The DNA window shown above is from Thermoanaerobaculia bacterium and carries:
- a CDS encoding VWA domain-containing protein; translation: MSKLPVFAVTVVAIAAAAALRAGSREPGAVHETAEVTLVQVPVNVTGRDGKPIRNLTEKDFTLEDDGHRQKVLAVDTLDFSRRNRVSGLPSDLPVAGRRHFLLLFDFSFATPNEIARSRQAALAFVRTGMGPDDLTSIATQSVEQGVQLLLNFTNDRRQLEAAVQRVGLPLLTDHMRDPLAFAFVLPGDPNAAKLTPAEQYRDSSAGEMAASAKIFSMLAQKTADRFAEGRVARQLGGIGGLGHALDVVEGRKLVIYFSEGFDSSLLYGNILRSGEDNQADNDAMSAGQLWSVDLDKRYNNTALERRLADTMEIYRRSDCAIYPVDIAGLRDSSDASLGTRVSYGRESLFAIASATGGEVIENSNDLESQLQRIVEKTSFVYVLSYRPSHPGKPGQFHELKVKVDAPHARVSARAGYYDSRSFGALSPLERVFSAADVINDGRTPGKIPLHVAALPMAGKSLNPVPVIVSVPPAFFAKLPADGDMRVGIYGYVSDERGALADYFSRSVTIELGKLRNALGAGGFTYLTTCHLVPGNYRLRVLFRNETSGDYGFSQSDLPVTELATGGFEVLPPVFVDGAGDGVNIRDAAANAPSDGIFTIGDRAFAPRVSPDLAPNSTARLCLVVIQNESGSGMMPFTMDAELVPGDGGARVPAKVRLLGRTPLAADGMWKLVLELDTSGLRAGRWSLRLGVRADGVPATETEAAFTVS